The proteins below are encoded in one region of Hordeum vulgare subsp. vulgare chromosome 3H, MorexV3_pseudomolecules_assembly, whole genome shotgun sequence:
- the LOC123445375 gene encoding uncharacterized protein LOC123445375: protein MDGDVLPPAGPAPSVASVLDDDDLLREILLCLGFPNLLVRAALVSKRWLLHASDQAFLRRFRERNPPRPLGFYAGYPGRYQFVPLPQPPELAALSRRPASSCDGPFARGAERLVHSRNGRLITAFRSRWRQLRGGRFKHYLLAPLLAGESPTVLPPPPPPVHERAQERFTQMFLPEGGGRDGITSVHLWMAGRKIYAEVRVLGSDGWGVPATAEIDIELPHPHATTFLEEMLPPVRGKVFMVTTSGYTLGLDLATSTFFTLELPVGVRRGYLLSCAEDSGLYLVSAHGFQLSLWLNRMTGDGNGAAGWLLVDTFNIREGCTRFAGQNLTSMPQDGDFLRVAAVGDNAEFVFLDYATYGVVLYVHLRSRVVEKVYEQPPYGHGNVHPGISRIHISPFMMMWPPVFPALKGGHDQGQ from the coding sequence ATGGACGGCGATGTACTGCCGCCGGCAGGCCCGGCCCCATCGGTGGCGTCGGTGCTCGACGACGACGACCTCCTCCGCGAGATCCTCCTCTGCCTCGGCTTCCCCAACCTCCTCGTCCGCGCCGCCCTCGTCTCCAAGCGGTGGCTCCTCCACGCATCCGACCAGGCCTTCCTCCGCAGATTCCGCGAGCGCAACCCGCCCCGCCCGCTCGGCTTCTACGCCGGCTACCCCGGCCGGTATCAGTTCGTGCCGCTCCCGCAGCCCCCAGAGCTCGCCGCCCTCTCGCGCCGCCCGGCTTCCTCCTGCGACGGCCCCTTCGCCCGCGGAGCCGAGCGACTCGTCCACTCCCGGAACGGCCGCCTCATCACCGCGTTCCGCAGCCGCTGGCGCCAGCTACGCGGCGGCAGATTCAAGCACTATCTCCTGGCGCCGCTGCTCGCCGGGGAGTCCCCAACCGTcctcccaccgccgccgccgcccgtccaCGAGCGCGCTCAAGAGAGATTCACCCAGATGTTCCTACCCGAGGGCGGGGGCCGCGACGGCATCACCTCGGTGCATCTCTGGATGGCCGGCCGAAAAATCTATGCGGAGGTGCGCGTCCTGGGATCCGACGGATGGGGCGTCCCTGCCACCGCAGAGATAGACATAGAGCTCCCGCATCCGCATGCCACAACCTTCCTGGAAGAAATGCTTCCGCCCGTTCGTGGCAAGGTCTTCATGGTGACCACCTCCGGGTACACCCTGGGTCTTGATCTGGCCACGTCAACCTTCTTTACCCTCGAGCTCCCAGTTGGAGTGCGGCGTGGTTACCTGCTGTCATGTGCGGAGGATTCCGGCCTTTATCTCGTCAGTGCACACGGATTTCAGCTCAGTTTGTGGCTGAATAGGATGACAGGTGACGGCAATGGTGCAGCTGGTTGGTTGCTGGTGGACACATTTAATATCCGTGAGGGATGCACACGTTTTGCTGGTCAAAATCTGACTTCCATGCCACAAGATGGTGATTTTCTTCGTGTTGCTGCAGTCGGGGATAATGCTGAGTTTGTATTCCTGGACTATGCAACATATGGTGTTGTCCTTTATGTTCATCTGAGGAGCAGGGTGGTTGAGAAGGTGTATGAGCAGCCACCATATGGCCATGGTAATGTTCATCCGGGTATAAGCCGCATACATATCTCCCCCTTTATGATGATGTGGCCGCCTGTTTTCCCTGCACTGAAAGGAGGACATGATCAAGGGCAATGA
- the LOC123445374 gene encoding uncharacterized protein LOC123445374 has product MSSHRRNPSPSLQKIPQNMDCDRRAPAASSVLGDDDLLREILIRLGFPNLLVRAALVSKRWLLHASDPVFLRRFRDRNPPRVLGVCAGYSARPYKFVPLPQPPELAALSRRAASSCADAFALGGQRIEHCRNGRLIVDSLRRGTFNHSVLAPLLSGEPEAVLPPIPPPGRHPGQPAQGAFTHIFLPEDGGCNGITLVNLWKVQREVRAEVYVLGAGGWGAPSTAVTEIELQYAATFFAKMLPPVHGKVFMVTGFGYTLGLDLAAARFVMLELPAGVQYNYMLSCAEGSGIYLVTADRFQLSVWLHQMTGDNHGAGGWLLVDTFSVLEACIRLAGDNWVSYEYVNVVVVGDNADFVFLDHPASGVLFYVHRSSRVVKKVYQRTADEHVCRGVAVRISPVMTTWPPIFPALSIGHDQGE; this is encoded by the coding sequence ATGTCGTCACACCGAAGAAACCCCTCCCCCTCTCTGCAAAAAATCCCCCAAAATATGGACTGCGACAGGCGGGCTCCGGCGGCCTCATCGGTCCTCGGCGACGACGACCTCCTCCGCGAGATCCTCATCCGCCTCGGCTTCCCCAACCTCCTCGTCCGCGCCGCCCTCGTCTCCAAGCGGTGGCTCCTCCACGCCTCCGATCCGGTCTTCCTCCGCCGCTTCCGCGACCGCAACCCGCCCCGCGTCCTCGGCGTCTGCGCCGGCTACTCCGCGAGACCGTACAAGTTCGTGCCTCTCCCGCAGCCCCCGGAGCTCGCCGCCCTCTCACGCCGCGCGGCCTCCTCCTGCGCCGACGCCTTCGCCCTCGGAGGCCAGCGCATCGAGCACTGCCGGAACGGCCGCCTCATCGTCGACTCCCTCCGCAGGGGAACATTCAACCACTCCGTCCTTGCGCCGCTGCTCTCCGGGGAGCCCGAAGCGGTCCTCCCACCGATCCCGCCGCCCGGCCGTCACCCGGGGCAGCCCGCTCAAGGGGCATTCACTCACATTTTCCTACCCGAGGATGGGGGGTGCAACGGCATCACCTTGGTGAATCTGTGGAAGGTCCAGCGAGAAGTCCGCGCGGAGGTGTACGTGTTGGGAGCCGGCGGATGGGGCGCCCCTTCCACCGCCGTGACAGAGATTGAGCTCCAGTATGCTGCAACCTTCTTTGCAAAAATGCTACCACCTGTCCATGGCAAGGTCTTCATGGTGACCGGCTTTGGGTACACCCTGGGTCTAGATTTGGCCGCGGCAAGGTTCGTGATGCTAGAGCTACCAGCTGGAGTGCAGTACAATTACATGCTCTCATGTGCGGAGGGTTCCGGGATCTATCTTGTGACGGCAGACCGGTTTCAGCTCAGTGTGTGGCTCCATCAGATGACAGGCGACAACCATGGCGCGGGCGGCTGGCTCTTGGTGGACACTTTTTCTGTTCTTGAGGCATGCATACGTCTTGCGGGTGACAATTGGGTGTCTTATGAATATGTTAATGTGGTCGTAGTTGGAGACAATGCCGACTTTGTATTCTTGGATCATCCAGCAAGCGGTGTTCTCTTTTATGTTCATCGCAGTAGCAGGGTGGTTAAGAAGGTGTATCAGAGGACGGCAGATGAACATGTGTGTAGAGGCGTGGCTGTACGTATCTCCCCTGTTATGACGACCTGGCCACCTATCTTCCCAGCACTGAGCATAGGACATGATCAAGGGGAATGA